In one Melaminivora jejuensis genomic region, the following are encoded:
- the carB gene encoding carbamoyl-phosphate synthase large subunit, which produces MPKRTDLKSILIIGAGPIVIGQACEFDYSGVQACKALREEGYRVILINSNPATIMTDPATADAIYIEPITWQTVEKIIAKERPDAILPTMGGQTALNCALDLWKHGVLNKYRVELIGAKPEAIDKAEDRLKFKDAMTRIGLESARSGIAHTMDEAWAVQKRVGFPTVIRPSFTLGGTGGGIAYNPEEFETIAKRGLEASPTSELLIEESLLGWKEFEMEVIRDKADNCIIVCSIENLDPMGVHTGDSITVAPAQTLTDKEYQIMRNASLAVLREIGVDTGGSNVQFAVNPKDGRMIVIEMNPRVSRSSALASKATGFPIAKIAAKLAIGYTLDELKNEITGGATPASFEPTIDYVVTKIPRFAFEKFPAADSRMTTQMKSVGEVMAMGRTFQESFQKALRGLEVGVDGMNEKTQDRELLEKELGEPGPERIWYVGDAFAMGLSVDEVHDLTKIDKWFLVQIEQIVKIELELDKLAEEKGEGALASLDKASLRELKRKGFSDRRLAKLLKTQEKAVRDARHAAGVRPVYKRVDTCAAEFPTNTAYMYSTYEDECEAAPTDKKKIMVLGGGPNRIGQGIEFDYCCVHAALAMREDGYETIMVNCNPETVSTDYDTSDRLYFEPLTLEDVLEIVALEKPEGVIVQYGGQTPLKLALGLEREGVPIIGTTPDMIDAAEDRERFQKLLGELGLRQPPNATARTEAEAMDKAAALGYPLVVRPSYVLGGRAMEIVHEARDLERYMREAVKVSNDSPVLLDHFLSNAIECDVDCVRDATGQVFIGGVMEHIEQAGVHSGDSACSLPPYYLKAETVAEIKRQTAAMAEGLNVVGLMNVQFAIQETDAGDVIYVLEVNPRASRTVPFVSKATGIQLAKVAARCMAGQTLAQQGVTREVTPPYFSVKEAVFPFVKFPGVDTILGPEMKSTGEVMGVGKTFGEAFVKSQLGAGTRLPKSGKVFLTVKNADKPRAVAIACELAGMGFELLATKGTAAAIAEAGIAVQVVNKVTEGRPHIVDMIKMGEIAMVINTVEERRNAIADSRAIRTSSLQARVTTFTTIFGAEAAVEGMKFMDQLGVISIQEMHAQLA; this is translated from the coding sequence ATGCCAAAACGCACAGACCTCAAGAGCATCCTCATCATCGGCGCCGGCCCCATCGTCATCGGCCAGGCCTGCGAATTCGACTACTCCGGCGTGCAGGCCTGCAAGGCGCTGCGCGAGGAGGGCTACCGCGTCATCCTGATCAACAGCAACCCCGCGACGATCATGACCGACCCGGCCACGGCGGATGCCATCTACATCGAACCCATCACCTGGCAGACGGTGGAAAAAATCATTGCCAAGGAGCGCCCCGACGCCATCCTGCCGACCATGGGCGGCCAGACGGCGCTGAACTGCGCGCTGGATCTGTGGAAGCACGGCGTGCTCAACAAGTACCGCGTGGAGCTGATCGGCGCCAAGCCCGAGGCCATCGACAAGGCCGAGGATCGCCTCAAATTCAAGGACGCGATGACGCGCATCGGCCTCGAATCCGCGCGCTCAGGGATAGCCCACACCATGGACGAGGCCTGGGCCGTGCAAAAGCGCGTGGGTTTTCCCACCGTGATCCGCCCCAGTTTCACGCTGGGCGGCACGGGCGGCGGCATCGCCTACAACCCGGAAGAGTTCGAAACCATTGCCAAGCGCGGCCTGGAGGCCTCGCCCACCAGCGAGCTGCTGATCGAAGAGTCGCTGCTGGGCTGGAAGGAGTTCGAGATGGAGGTCATCCGCGATAAGGCGGACAACTGCATCATCGTGTGCTCCATCGAGAACCTCGACCCCATGGGCGTACACACGGGCGACTCCATCACCGTGGCGCCGGCGCAGACGCTCACCGACAAGGAATACCAGATCATGCGCAACGCCAGCCTTGCGGTGCTGCGCGAGATCGGCGTGGACACGGGCGGCTCCAACGTACAGTTCGCGGTCAACCCCAAGGACGGGCGCATGATCGTGATCGAAATGAACCCGCGCGTGAGCCGCTCCTCGGCGCTGGCCTCCAAGGCGACCGGTTTTCCGATCGCGAAGATTGCCGCCAAGCTGGCCATCGGCTACACGCTCGATGAGCTGAAGAACGAGATCACCGGCGGCGCCACCCCGGCTTCGTTCGAGCCGACCATCGACTACGTGGTCACCAAGATCCCGCGCTTTGCCTTCGAGAAATTCCCCGCCGCCGACTCGCGCATGACCACGCAGATGAAGAGCGTGGGCGAGGTCATGGCCATGGGCCGTACGTTCCAGGAATCCTTCCAGAAAGCCCTGCGCGGCCTGGAAGTGGGCGTGGACGGCATGAACGAGAAGACCCAGGATCGCGAGCTGCTGGAAAAGGAGCTGGGCGAGCCCGGCCCCGAGCGCATCTGGTATGTGGGCGACGCCTTCGCCATGGGCCTATCGGTCGATGAGGTGCATGACCTCACCAAGATCGACAAGTGGTTCCTGGTGCAGATCGAGCAGATCGTCAAGATCGAGCTGGAGCTGGACAAACTCGCGGAAGAAAAGGGCGAGGGCGCGCTGGCCAGCCTGGACAAGGCGAGCTTGCGTGAACTCAAGCGCAAGGGCTTTTCCGACCGCCGTCTGGCCAAGCTGCTCAAGACCCAGGAAAAAGCCGTGCGCGACGCCCGCCATGCGGCTGGCGTGCGCCCGGTCTACAAGCGCGTGGACACCTGCGCTGCCGAATTCCCGACCAACACTGCCTACATGTACTCGACCTACGAGGACGAGTGCGAGGCCGCGCCCACGGACAAGAAAAAAATCATGGTGCTGGGCGGCGGCCCCAACCGCATCGGCCAGGGCATCGAGTTCGACTATTGCTGCGTCCATGCCGCGCTGGCCATGCGCGAGGATGGCTACGAGACCATCATGGTCAACTGCAACCCCGAGACCGTCTCCACCGACTACGACACCTCGGATCGCCTGTACTTCGAGCCGCTGACGCTGGAAGACGTGCTGGAGATCGTCGCCCTGGAAAAGCCCGAGGGCGTGATCGTGCAGTACGGCGGCCAGACGCCGCTGAAGCTGGCGCTGGGCCTGGAGCGCGAGGGCGTGCCCATCATCGGCACCACGCCGGACATGATTGATGCCGCCGAAGACCGCGAGCGCTTCCAGAAGCTGCTGGGCGAGCTGGGCCTGCGCCAGCCGCCCAACGCCACGGCACGCACCGAGGCCGAGGCCATGGACAAGGCCGCTGCCCTGGGCTACCCGCTGGTCGTGCGTCCCAGCTACGTGCTGGGCGGGCGCGCCATGGAGATCGTGCATGAGGCGCGCGACCTGGAGCGCTACATGCGCGAGGCCGTCAAGGTCAGCAACGACTCGCCCGTGCTGCTGGATCACTTCCTGTCCAACGCCATCGAGTGCGACGTGGACTGCGTGCGCGATGCCACCGGCCAAGTCTTCATCGGCGGCGTGATGGAGCACATCGAGCAGGCGGGCGTGCATTCGGGCGACTCGGCCTGTTCGCTGCCGCCGTACTACCTCAAGGCCGAGACCGTGGCCGAGATCAAGCGCCAGACCGCTGCCATGGCCGAAGGCCTGAATGTGGTCGGCCTGATGAACGTGCAGTTCGCCATCCAGGAAACCGATGCCGGCGACGTGATCTATGTGCTCGAAGTCAACCCGCGCGCCAGCCGCACCGTGCCCTTCGTGTCCAAGGCCACCGGCATCCAGCTGGCCAAGGTGGCGGCGCGCTGCATGGCCGGCCAGACGCTGGCCCAGCAAGGCGTGACGCGCGAGGTCACGCCGCCGTACTTCAGCGTCAAGGAGGCCGTCTTCCCCTTCGTGAAATTCCCTGGCGTGGACACCATCCTCGGCCCCGAGATGAAGTCCACCGGCGAGGTCATGGGCGTGGGCAAGACTTTCGGCGAGGCTTTCGTCAAGAGCCAGCTTGGCGCCGGCACGCGCCTGCCCAAGTCGGGCAAGGTGTTCCTGACGGTGAAGAACGCCGACAAGCCGCGCGCCGTGGCAATCGCCTGCGAGTTGGCCGGCATGGGCTTCGAGCTGCTGGCCACCAAGGGTACGGCGGCGGCCATTGCCGAGGCCGGCATTGCCGTACAGGTGGTCAACAAGGTCACCGAGGGCCGGCCGCACATCGTGGACATGATCAAAATGGGCGAGATCGCCATGGTCATCAACACGGTGGAGGAGCGCCGCAACGCCATCGCCGACTCGCGCGCCATCCGCACCAGCTCGCTGCAGGCGCGAGTCACCACCTTCACCACCATCTTCGGCGCCGAAGCCGCGGTGGAAGGCATGAAGTTCATGGATCAGCTGGGCGTCATCTCGATCCAGGAAATGCACGCGCAACTGGCCTGA
- a CDS encoding IS5 family transposase (programmed frameshift), translating into MAKAHANSWEVTDEFWKLVEPLVPQPVRDPGKHYERAAGAGRPAKPPRLVFEAIMYVLRTGCQWKALPAERFGSASAIHHKFMLWSKAGFFENLWKAGLAEYDDCEGIAWRWQSIDGAMFKAPLAQEAVGRNPTDRGKKRGSKRHLLVDGRGVPLSLVVTGANAHDVTQLEAVLSCCMVKRPTPKQRRSKHLCADAGYPGKNAMKIILAHGYIPHVVGRKSEAEHKKRDPKKKARRWVVEPCHGWFNRFRKLLVRYEKLEHTFLALNHLAAAIIALRKIHLPVNIIYG; encoded by the exons ATGGCCAAGGCGCATGCCAATTCGTGGGAGGTAACGGACGAGTTCTGGAAACTGGTAGAGCCGCTGGTGCCACAGCCAGTGCGCGATCCAGGCAAGCACTACGAACGCGCAGCCGGGGCGGGCCGCCCCGCAAAACCGCCACGGCTGGTGTTCGAGGCCATCATGTATGTGCTGCGCACAGGCTGCCAGTGGAAGGCGCTGCCGGCTGAACGCTTTGGCAGCGCCAGCGCGATCCATCACAAGTTCATGCTGTGGTCCAAGGCCGGGTTCTTCGAGAACCTGTGGAAGGCAGGGCTGGCCGAATACGACGACTGTGAAGGCATCGCCTGGCGCTGGCAGAGCATCGACGGCGCCATGTTCAAGGCGCCCTTGGCGCAGGAAGCTGTGGGGCGCAACCCGACGGATCGGGGAAAAAAAAG AGGCAGCAAGCGTCACCTGCTGGTGGACGGGCGTGGCGTCCCGTTGTCGCTCGTCGTGACCGGGGCGAACGCGCACGACGTGACGCAACTTGAGGCCGTGTTGTCTTGCTGCATGGTCAAACGCCCCACGCCCAAGCAGCGGCGCAGCAAGCACCTATGTGCTGATGCGGGCTACCCGGGCAAGAACGCCATGAAGATCATTCTGGCCCACGGCTATATCCCGCATGTGGTGGGCCGCAAAAGCGAGGCAGAGCACAAAAAGCGTGATCCGAAGAAAAAAGCGCGCCGTTGGGTTGTGGAGCCTTGCCATGGCTGGTTCAACCGGTTCAGGAAATTACTGGTGCGCTACGAGAAGCTGGAGCACACGTTCCTCGCACTCAACCATCTCGCCGCCGCCATCATCGCGCTGCGGAAAATCCACCTGCCCGTTAATATTATTTACGGATAA
- a CDS encoding carbonic anhydrase family protein, whose product MPVLNRRQTLGLASAAYLALPGAAWAQAACAISTAATQSALTPDAALRRLQEGNARFVAGKPLHCDLRQQVRGTAQAQAPFAAVVGCIDSRVPPELVFDQHIGDIFAARVAGNIVNDDILGSLEFATRLAGARLIAVLGHSECGAVKGAIDGAQLGHLTGLLARIRPSLQRLDYSGVPSSKDAALVQRVAERNVRDAVAQLEQAEVLRALIEQGQLRVVGAMHDVATGRIDWLA is encoded by the coding sequence ATGCCAGTCCTGAACCGCCGCCAGACGCTGGGCCTTGCCAGCGCCGCCTACCTGGCCCTGCCGGGGGCCGCCTGGGCGCAGGCTGCCTGCGCCATCTCCACCGCCGCCACGCAAAGCGCCCTCACGCCCGATGCCGCACTGCGGCGGCTGCAGGAGGGCAACGCGCGCTTCGTCGCCGGCAAGCCGCTGCACTGCGACCTGCGCCAACAGGTGCGCGGCACGGCGCAGGCGCAGGCGCCCTTTGCCGCCGTGGTCGGCTGCATCGACAGCCGGGTGCCGCCCGAGCTGGTGTTCGACCAGCACATCGGCGACATCTTCGCCGCACGCGTGGCCGGCAACATCGTCAACGACGACATCCTGGGCAGCCTGGAATTTGCCACCCGCCTGGCTGGCGCCCGGCTGATCGCCGTACTGGGGCACAGCGAATGCGGCGCCGTCAAGGGCGCCATCGACGGCGCGCAGCTGGGCCATCTGACGGGGCTGCTGGCGCGCATCCGACCATCGCTGCAGCGGCTGGATTACTCGGGTGTGCCCAGCTCCAAGGACGCCGCGCTGGTGCAGCGCGTGGCCGAGCGCAATGTGCGCGACGCCGTGGCCCAGCTGGAGCAAGCTGAAGTGCTGCGCGCCCTGATCGAGCAGGGACAGCTCAGGGTGGTCGGCGCGATGCACGATGTGGCCACGGGCCGCATCGACTGGCTGGCCTGA